A single window of Lytechinus variegatus isolate NC3 chromosome 8, Lvar_3.0, whole genome shotgun sequence DNA harbors:
- the LOC121420693 gene encoding snaclec stejaggregin-A subunit alpha-like translates to MSGLVVLVVSSFLLGFARCQCPSPWEFNPLYPGYCYYYNFFPVSWSFANQICQFLEGGDLVSIDDSQEGMAIYEYWGTITTNPSLGYWIGLTDIHGTGLGRTKWTDWTSIKGRTNWQGGVWPNDTNENCVYVTNEGASDDERRQWKAASCESVLKPAICERKLIIN, encoded by the exons ATGTCTGGTCTTGTGGTTCTCGTCGTATCGTCTTTCCTGTTGGGATTTGCCAGATGTCAGTGTCCTAGCCCATGGGAGTTTAACCCCCTGTATCCGGgttactgctattattacaaCTTCTTTCCAGTGAGTTGGAGTTTCGCTAACCAAATTTGTCAGTTTCTGGAAGGAGGTGATTTGGTGTCCATTGATGACAGCCAGGAAGGAATGGCGATATATGAATACTGGGGAACGATTACGACTAATCCATCTCTG GGTTACTGGATCGGATTGACGGATATCCATGGAACCGGTTTGGGAAGAACCAAATGGACCGACTGGACGAGCATCAAAGGGAGGACAAACTGGCAAGGAGGTGTTTGGCCAAACGATACCAATGAAAACTGTGTCTATGTCACCAATGAGGGCGCTAGTGATGACGAACGCCGACAATGGAAAGCGGCATCGTGCGAAAGTGTTCTGAAACCGGCAATTTGTGAAAGAAAATTGATtataaattaa